Proteins encoded by one window of Chryseobacterium aquaeductus:
- a CDS encoding TIM barrel protein, whose translation MIIGKDIIEQYNKNEVENFNSDFAYLSDKLTKSGSNVSDIVNKIADFQVAIPSWALGAGGTRFGRFSYGGEPAVLEQKLDDVGLLHALTHSAEAVSLHIPWDIPSDVSALKESAKSHGLIFDAMNSNTFQDQPDAKHSYKFGSLNSINEDSRAYAVEHNKEVIRIGKELGSKSLTVWLADGASFPGQLNFQTALSNTEKSLKEIYAGMPEDWKLFIEYKPYEPNFYSTTIQDWGTSFMLANSCGERAFTLVDLGHHLPNTNIEQIVATLMYKGKLGGFHFNDSKYGDDDLTVGSIKPYALFLIFNELVYGMENNANNPYPAWMIDASHNIKDPLEDLLQSLEAILIAYAQALLVDQKALKEAQFNNDVVAAQDILQNAYRTDVRPLLKAARLQTGAALDPIAAYRSLKVRETLISERGWAKATGL comes from the coding sequence ATGATTATAGGAAAAGATATCATTGAACAATACAATAAAAACGAAGTTGAAAATTTCAATTCAGATTTCGCTTATTTATCAGATAAACTGACAAAATCAGGTTCAAATGTTTCAGATATTGTCAACAAAATTGCCGATTTTCAGGTGGCGATTCCAAGTTGGGCTTTAGGCGCAGGTGGAACAAGATTCGGAAGATTTTCTTACGGTGGCGAACCTGCTGTTTTAGAACAGAAATTAGATGATGTTGGTTTGCTTCATGCATTGACTCATTCTGCTGAAGCCGTTTCACTACACATTCCATGGGATATTCCAAGTGATGTAAGTGCTTTGAAAGAAAGTGCAAAATCTCATGGATTGATCTTTGATGCGATGAATTCCAACACGTTTCAGGATCAGCCGGATGCGAAACATTCGTATAAATTTGGTTCTTTAAACTCAATTAATGAAGATTCTCGTGCTTACGCTGTTGAGCACAACAAAGAAGTGATCAGAATCGGAAAAGAATTAGGTTCAAAAAGTTTAACCGTTTGGTTGGCAGACGGCGCAAGTTTTCCCGGACAATTGAATTTCCAGACTGCTTTATCAAATACTGAGAAAAGTTTAAAAGAAATCTATGCAGGAATGCCGGAGGACTGGAAATTGTTCATTGAGTACAAACCTTACGAACCAAATTTCTACTCAACAACCATTCAGGATTGGGGAACTTCTTTCATGCTGGCAAATTCTTGTGGCGAAAGAGCGTTCACTTTAGTTGATTTGGGTCATCATTTACCTAATACAAATATTGAGCAGATCGTTGCAACCTTGATGTACAAAGGAAAATTGGGTGGTTTCCACTTCAACGACAGCAAATATGGAGATGATGATTTGACGGTTGGTTCTATAAAACCTTATGCTTTGTTCTTGATTTTTAATGAATTGGTTTACGGAATGGAAAACAACGCCAACAATCCTTATCCAGCTTGGATGATCGACGCAAGTCATAACATCAAAGATCCTTTGGAAGATTTACTACAATCTCTAGAAGCAATCTTAATTGCTTATGCTCAGGCACTTTTGGTTGATCAGAAAGCTTTGAAAGAAGCACAATTCAACAATGATGTTGTTGCAGCTCAGGATATTTTGCAGAATGCATACAGAACAGACGTTCGTCCGTTGTTGAAAGCTGCAAGATTACAGACTGGCGCGGCTTTAGACCCAATTGCTGCTTACAGAAGTTTAAAGGTGAGAGAAACCTTGATTTCTGAAAGAGGCTGGGCAAAAGCAACCGGATTATAA